In Cyprinus carpio isolate SPL01 chromosome B16, ASM1834038v1, whole genome shotgun sequence, the following are encoded in one genomic region:
- the LOC109091182 gene encoding nuclear receptor ROR-alpha B-like isoform X1, translated as MENDEPASPDPSHDSTQSKRGSPVHKKSHLTQIEVIPCKICGDKSSGVHYGVITCEGCKGFFRRSQSSSVQYSCSRQSNCPIDRASRNRCQSCRLKKCVAQGMSRDAVKFGRMSKRQRDSLFAEVERHRQQQRLQANSVQEPQPLPAYRSSKEPREQSSHLIPPLPPAYPYSVEPELQGCPPEMHPYLECRIGEAQAQSLAYRGSHRRGESNSLSAGRGFDSTRSTPEAILNMSGSEMGIRPFDPESSFFSYPTSLHIEELSASIVRSHRETTQYRPEELQALRWKVFSREEIHAYQSKSVDEMWQHCAVRLTDAVQYVVEFAKRIPGFRQLCQNDQIALLKSGSMEVVLVRMSRMFNTENNTVFFDGKFAGTELFKSLACGDLIAAVFDFAHNLCALRLTEQQMAVFTALVLLNAVDRPCLEDRDRVQRARRDLELALNHILHRDNQESLLHKLYQRVPVLKSLCALHIEKLRWFRQLYPLTVHSLFPPLYKELFGSDTDIQTLTTH; from the exons ATGGAAAATGATGAGCCTGCATCACCGGACCCGAGCCATGACAGCACTCAGAGTAAAAGAG GAAGTCCAGTGCACAAGAAATCCCATCTAA CTCAGATTGAGGTGATCCCATGTAAGATCTGTGGAGATAAGTCTTCAGGGGTTCATTATGGAGTTATCACTTGTGAGGGCTGCAAG GGCTTCTTCCGCAGAAGTCAGTCCTCCAGTGTGCAGTACTCCTGCTCCAGACAGAGCAACTGTCCTATTGACCGTGCCAGCCGTAACCGCTGCCAGAGCTGCCGTCTCAAAAAATGTGTCGCTCAGGGAATGAGCCGTGATG CGGTGAAGTTTGGCCGGATGTCTAAGCGCCAGAGAGACTCTCTGTTTGCAGAAGTTGAGAGACACCGGCAGCAGCAGCGTCTTCAGGCCAACTCAGTCCAAGAGCCCCAGCCTCTTCCAGCCTACCGATCCAGCAAAGAGCCCAGAGAACAGTCATCACATCTCATCCCACCTCTACCTCCAGCTTACCCTTACTCTGTAGAGCCTGAACTGCAAGGCTGCCCTCCAGAGATGCATCCATACCTGGAGTGTCGCATAGGCGAGGCCCAGGCTCAGAGTCTGGCCTACAGGGGCTCCCACAGGAGAGGTGAGAGCAACAGCTTGTCAGCTGGGAGAG gaTTTGACTCCACAAGGTCTACACCAGAGGCTATTCTGAACATGAGCGGCAGTGAAATGGGTATTCGTCCTTTTGACCCTGAGAGCTCGTTCTTTTCTTACCCAACATCTCTGCACATAG AGGAGCTCTCTGCAAGTATCGTGCGTTCCCACAGAGAGACGACTCAGTATCGACCGGAGGAGCTGCAGGCTCTCAGATGGAAGGTTTTTAGCAGGGAGGAGATCCACGCTTACCAGAGCAAA TCGGTGGATGAGATGTGGCAGCACTGTGCAGTGCGGTTGACAGATGCTGTTCAGTACGTGGTGGAGTTTGCTAAACGTATCCCAGGATTCCGCCAGCTCTGTCAGAATGATCAAATTGCTCTCCTCAAGAGTG GGTCCATGGAAGTGGTTCTGGTCCGGATGAGTAGGATGTTTAACACAGAAAACAACACAGTATTCTTTGATGGCAAATTTGCAGGAACAGAACTTTTCAAATCCCTCG CATGTGGTGATCTGATAGCTGCTGTTTTTGACTTTGCTCACAATCTGTGTGCGCTGAGACTGACTGAACAGCAGATGGCAGTTTTCACTGCACTGGTCCTCCTCAATGCAG TAGATCGACCGTGTCTGGAGGACAGAGATCGAGTGCAGAGAGCCAGGAGAGATTTGGAGCTCGCCCTTAATCACATTCTGCACAGAGACAATCAGGAGAGTCTACTGCATAAG CTGTATCAAAGAGTCCCAGTGCTGAAGTCTCTGTGTGCGCTGCATATTGAGAAACTGCGATGGTTCCGGCAGCTCTACCCTCTCACGGTGCATTCTCTCTTCCCTCCGCTATACAAAGAGCTGTTCGGCTCTGACACGGATATACAGACGCTGACCActcattga
- the LOC109091182 gene encoding nuclear receptor ROR-alpha B-like isoform X2: MENDEPASPDPSHDSTQSKRGSPVHKKSHLTQIEVIPCKICGDKSSGVHYGVITCEGCKGFFRRSQSSSVQYSCSRQSNCPIDRASRNRCQSCRLKKCVAQGMSRDAVKFGRMSKRQRDSLFAEVERHRQQQRLQANSVQEPQPLPAYRSSKEPREQSSHLIPPLPPAYPYSVEPELQGCPPEMHPYLECRIGEAQAQSLAYRGSHRRGESNSLSAGRGFDSTRSTPEAILNMSGSEMGIRPFDPESSFFSYPTSLHIEELSASIVRSHRETTQYRPEELQALRWKVFSREEIHAYQSKSVDEMWQHCAVRLTDAVQYVVEFAKRIPGFRQLCQNDQIALLKSGSMEVVLVRMSRMFNTENNTVFFDGKFAGTELFKSLACGDLIAAVFDFAHNLCALRLTEQQMAVFTALVLLNADRPCLEDRDRVQRARRDLELALNHILHRDNQESLLHKLYQRVPVLKSLCALHIEKLRWFRQLYPLTVHSLFPPLYKELFGSDTDIQTLTTH, translated from the exons ATGGAAAATGATGAGCCTGCATCACCGGACCCGAGCCATGACAGCACTCAGAGTAAAAGAG GAAGTCCAGTGCACAAGAAATCCCATCTAA CTCAGATTGAGGTGATCCCATGTAAGATCTGTGGAGATAAGTCTTCAGGGGTTCATTATGGAGTTATCACTTGTGAGGGCTGCAAG GGCTTCTTCCGCAGAAGTCAGTCCTCCAGTGTGCAGTACTCCTGCTCCAGACAGAGCAACTGTCCTATTGACCGTGCCAGCCGTAACCGCTGCCAGAGCTGCCGTCTCAAAAAATGTGTCGCTCAGGGAATGAGCCGTGATG CGGTGAAGTTTGGCCGGATGTCTAAGCGCCAGAGAGACTCTCTGTTTGCAGAAGTTGAGAGACACCGGCAGCAGCAGCGTCTTCAGGCCAACTCAGTCCAAGAGCCCCAGCCTCTTCCAGCCTACCGATCCAGCAAAGAGCCCAGAGAACAGTCATCACATCTCATCCCACCTCTACCTCCAGCTTACCCTTACTCTGTAGAGCCTGAACTGCAAGGCTGCCCTCCAGAGATGCATCCATACCTGGAGTGTCGCATAGGCGAGGCCCAGGCTCAGAGTCTGGCCTACAGGGGCTCCCACAGGAGAGGTGAGAGCAACAGCTTGTCAGCTGGGAGAG gaTTTGACTCCACAAGGTCTACACCAGAGGCTATTCTGAACATGAGCGGCAGTGAAATGGGTATTCGTCCTTTTGACCCTGAGAGCTCGTTCTTTTCTTACCCAACATCTCTGCACATAG AGGAGCTCTCTGCAAGTATCGTGCGTTCCCACAGAGAGACGACTCAGTATCGACCGGAGGAGCTGCAGGCTCTCAGATGGAAGGTTTTTAGCAGGGAGGAGATCCACGCTTACCAGAGCAAA TCGGTGGATGAGATGTGGCAGCACTGTGCAGTGCGGTTGACAGATGCTGTTCAGTACGTGGTGGAGTTTGCTAAACGTATCCCAGGATTCCGCCAGCTCTGTCAGAATGATCAAATTGCTCTCCTCAAGAGTG GGTCCATGGAAGTGGTTCTGGTCCGGATGAGTAGGATGTTTAACACAGAAAACAACACAGTATTCTTTGATGGCAAATTTGCAGGAACAGAACTTTTCAAATCCCTCG CATGTGGTGATCTGATAGCTGCTGTTTTTGACTTTGCTCACAATCTGTGTGCGCTGAGACTGACTGAACAGCAGATGGCAGTTTTCACTGCACTGGTCCTCCTCAATGCAG ATCGACCGTGTCTGGAGGACAGAGATCGAGTGCAGAGAGCCAGGAGAGATTTGGAGCTCGCCCTTAATCACATTCTGCACAGAGACAATCAGGAGAGTCTACTGCATAAG CTGTATCAAAGAGTCCCAGTGCTGAAGTCTCTGTGTGCGCTGCATATTGAGAAACTGCGATGGTTCCGGCAGCTCTACCCTCTCACGGTGCATTCTCTCTTCCCTCCGCTATACAAAGAGCTGTTCGGCTCTGACACGGATATACAGACGCTGACCActcattga
- the LOC109091182 gene encoding nuclear receptor ROR-alpha B-like isoform X3, whose amino-acid sequence MENDEPASPDPSHDSTQSKRAQIEVIPCKICGDKSSGVHYGVITCEGCKGFFRRSQSSSVQYSCSRQSNCPIDRASRNRCQSCRLKKCVAQGMSRDAVKFGRMSKRQRDSLFAEVERHRQQQRLQANSVQEPQPLPAYRSSKEPREQSSHLIPPLPPAYPYSVEPELQGCPPEMHPYLECRIGEAQAQSLAYRGSHRRGESNSLSAGRGFDSTRSTPEAILNMSGSEMGIRPFDPESSFFSYPTSLHIEELSASIVRSHRETTQYRPEELQALRWKVFSREEIHAYQSKSVDEMWQHCAVRLTDAVQYVVEFAKRIPGFRQLCQNDQIALLKSGSMEVVLVRMSRMFNTENNTVFFDGKFAGTELFKSLACGDLIAAVFDFAHNLCALRLTEQQMAVFTALVLLNAVDRPCLEDRDRVQRARRDLELALNHILHRDNQESLLHKLYQRVPVLKSLCALHIEKLRWFRQLYPLTVHSLFPPLYKELFGSDTDIQTLTTH is encoded by the exons ATGGAAAATGATGAGCCTGCATCACCGGACCCGAGCCATGACAGCACTCAGAGTAAAAGAG CTCAGATTGAGGTGATCCCATGTAAGATCTGTGGAGATAAGTCTTCAGGGGTTCATTATGGAGTTATCACTTGTGAGGGCTGCAAG GGCTTCTTCCGCAGAAGTCAGTCCTCCAGTGTGCAGTACTCCTGCTCCAGACAGAGCAACTGTCCTATTGACCGTGCCAGCCGTAACCGCTGCCAGAGCTGCCGTCTCAAAAAATGTGTCGCTCAGGGAATGAGCCGTGATG CGGTGAAGTTTGGCCGGATGTCTAAGCGCCAGAGAGACTCTCTGTTTGCAGAAGTTGAGAGACACCGGCAGCAGCAGCGTCTTCAGGCCAACTCAGTCCAAGAGCCCCAGCCTCTTCCAGCCTACCGATCCAGCAAAGAGCCCAGAGAACAGTCATCACATCTCATCCCACCTCTACCTCCAGCTTACCCTTACTCTGTAGAGCCTGAACTGCAAGGCTGCCCTCCAGAGATGCATCCATACCTGGAGTGTCGCATAGGCGAGGCCCAGGCTCAGAGTCTGGCCTACAGGGGCTCCCACAGGAGAGGTGAGAGCAACAGCTTGTCAGCTGGGAGAG gaTTTGACTCCACAAGGTCTACACCAGAGGCTATTCTGAACATGAGCGGCAGTGAAATGGGTATTCGTCCTTTTGACCCTGAGAGCTCGTTCTTTTCTTACCCAACATCTCTGCACATAG AGGAGCTCTCTGCAAGTATCGTGCGTTCCCACAGAGAGACGACTCAGTATCGACCGGAGGAGCTGCAGGCTCTCAGATGGAAGGTTTTTAGCAGGGAGGAGATCCACGCTTACCAGAGCAAA TCGGTGGATGAGATGTGGCAGCACTGTGCAGTGCGGTTGACAGATGCTGTTCAGTACGTGGTGGAGTTTGCTAAACGTATCCCAGGATTCCGCCAGCTCTGTCAGAATGATCAAATTGCTCTCCTCAAGAGTG GGTCCATGGAAGTGGTTCTGGTCCGGATGAGTAGGATGTTTAACACAGAAAACAACACAGTATTCTTTGATGGCAAATTTGCAGGAACAGAACTTTTCAAATCCCTCG CATGTGGTGATCTGATAGCTGCTGTTTTTGACTTTGCTCACAATCTGTGTGCGCTGAGACTGACTGAACAGCAGATGGCAGTTTTCACTGCACTGGTCCTCCTCAATGCAG TAGATCGACCGTGTCTGGAGGACAGAGATCGAGTGCAGAGAGCCAGGAGAGATTTGGAGCTCGCCCTTAATCACATTCTGCACAGAGACAATCAGGAGAGTCTACTGCATAAG CTGTATCAAAGAGTCCCAGTGCTGAAGTCTCTGTGTGCGCTGCATATTGAGAAACTGCGATGGTTCCGGCAGCTCTACCCTCTCACGGTGCATTCTCTCTTCCCTCCGCTATACAAAGAGCTGTTCGGCTCTGACACGGATATACAGACGCTGACCActcattga
- the LOC109105736 gene encoding acyl-coenzyme A thioesterase THEM4-like — translation MLGQIVRSLGRMQQLSNGLKGVRLHQLLSKETHGHLQTSLENTRAISTVSLWPFSSQPRDFSQPNSSWSPEMRKVYDHYNTLCDPDTENGEEKRGPWRKLPSYNRSIKYAAGGIHLSKLIQAKARLFTRNVKEQGATFEYVVFVNKEEKRCVCVFQAGHLLEGAPGHVHGGAIATMIDTVTGTLAGFLSGPIMTANLNIDYRSPMPLGSVVLIHSALDRKERRKTYITCKVSSTDESKLYTEATALFVSIGVGHLFGSRN, via the exons ATGTTAGGACAGATAGTGAGAAGCCTTGGCCGCATGCAGCAGCTCTCTAATGGACTGAAGGGCGTCCGTCTTCATCAGCTGCTCTCTAAAGAGACCCACGGGCACCTGCAGACCTCACTCGAGAACACCAGAGCCATCTCG ACGGTGTCACTGTGGCCATTCTCATCTCAGCCACGGGACTTCAGCCAGCCCAACTCCTCATGGAGTCCAGAGATGCGCAAGGTTTACGACCACTATAATACTCTGTGTGACCCTGACACCGAAAATGGTGAGGAAAAAAGGGGGCCGTGGAGGAAGTTGCCCAGCTACAACCGTTCCATTAAATATGCAGCTG GCGGCATTCACCTCAGCAAACTGATTCAGGCCAAAGCTCGACTTTTCACGAGAAATGTTAAAGAGCAAGGCGCTACGTTTGAGTATGTGGTGTTTGTCAATAAGGAGGAGAAGAGATGTGTTTGTGTCTTTCAGGCAGGACATTTACTAGAAGGTGCACCTGG GCATGTACATGGTGGAGCCATAGCCACCATGATTGACACAGTGACAGGTACTCTTGCCGGTTTCCTCTCAGGACCAATTATGACTGCCAATCTCAACATAGACTACCGCAG TCCAATGCCTCTGGGTAGTGTGGTTTTAATCCACAGTGCTCTGGATCGAAAAGAGAGGAGGAAAACATACATCACTTGCAAAGTGAGCAGCACTGATGAGTCCAAACTCTACACAGAAGCCACAG CTCTATTTGTTTCAATAGGTGTCGGCCATTTATTTGGATCACGAAACTGA
- the LOC109091182 gene encoding nuclear receptor ROR-alpha B-like isoform X6: MSRDAVKFGRMSKRQRDSLFAEVERHRQQQRLQANSVQEPQPLPAYRSSKEPREQSSHLIPPLPPAYPYSVEPELQGCPPEMHPYLECRIGEAQAQSLAYRGSHRRGESNSLSAGRGFDSTRSTPEAILNMSGSEMGIRPFDPESSFFSYPTSLHIEELSASIVRSHRETTQYRPEELQALRWKVFSREEIHAYQSKSVDEMWQHCAVRLTDAVQYVVEFAKRIPGFRQLCQNDQIALLKSGSMEVVLVRMSRMFNTENNTVFFDGKFAGTELFKSLACGDLIAAVFDFAHNLCALRLTEQQMAVFTALVLLNAVDRPCLEDRDRVQRARRDLELALNHILHRDNQESLLHKLYQRVPVLKSLCALHIEKLRWFRQLYPLTVHSLFPPLYKELFGSDTDIQTLTTH; encoded by the exons ATGAGCCGTGATG CGGTGAAGTTTGGCCGGATGTCTAAGCGCCAGAGAGACTCTCTGTTTGCAGAAGTTGAGAGACACCGGCAGCAGCAGCGTCTTCAGGCCAACTCAGTCCAAGAGCCCCAGCCTCTTCCAGCCTACCGATCCAGCAAAGAGCCCAGAGAACAGTCATCACATCTCATCCCACCTCTACCTCCAGCTTACCCTTACTCTGTAGAGCCTGAACTGCAAGGCTGCCCTCCAGAGATGCATCCATACCTGGAGTGTCGCATAGGCGAGGCCCAGGCTCAGAGTCTGGCCTACAGGGGCTCCCACAGGAGAGGTGAGAGCAACAGCTTGTCAGCTGGGAGAG gaTTTGACTCCACAAGGTCTACACCAGAGGCTATTCTGAACATGAGCGGCAGTGAAATGGGTATTCGTCCTTTTGACCCTGAGAGCTCGTTCTTTTCTTACCCAACATCTCTGCACATAG AGGAGCTCTCTGCAAGTATCGTGCGTTCCCACAGAGAGACGACTCAGTATCGACCGGAGGAGCTGCAGGCTCTCAGATGGAAGGTTTTTAGCAGGGAGGAGATCCACGCTTACCAGAGCAAA TCGGTGGATGAGATGTGGCAGCACTGTGCAGTGCGGTTGACAGATGCTGTTCAGTACGTGGTGGAGTTTGCTAAACGTATCCCAGGATTCCGCCAGCTCTGTCAGAATGATCAAATTGCTCTCCTCAAGAGTG GGTCCATGGAAGTGGTTCTGGTCCGGATGAGTAGGATGTTTAACACAGAAAACAACACAGTATTCTTTGATGGCAAATTTGCAGGAACAGAACTTTTCAAATCCCTCG CATGTGGTGATCTGATAGCTGCTGTTTTTGACTTTGCTCACAATCTGTGTGCGCTGAGACTGACTGAACAGCAGATGGCAGTTTTCACTGCACTGGTCCTCCTCAATGCAG TAGATCGACCGTGTCTGGAGGACAGAGATCGAGTGCAGAGAGCCAGGAGAGATTTGGAGCTCGCCCTTAATCACATTCTGCACAGAGACAATCAGGAGAGTCTACTGCATAAG CTGTATCAAAGAGTCCCAGTGCTGAAGTCTCTGTGTGCGCTGCATATTGAGAAACTGCGATGGTTCCGGCAGCTCTACCCTCTCACGGTGCATTCTCTCTTCCCTCCGCTATACAAAGAGCTGTTCGGCTCTGACACGGATATACAGACGCTGACCActcattga
- the LOC109091182 gene encoding nuclear receptor ROR-alpha B-like isoform X5: MMRAQIEVIPCKICGDKSSGVHYGVITCEGCKGFFRRSQSSSVQYSCSRQSNCPIDRASRNRCQSCRLKKCVAQGMSRDAVKFGRMSKRQRDSLFAEVERHRQQQRLQANSVQEPQPLPAYRSSKEPREQSSHLIPPLPPAYPYSVEPELQGCPPEMHPYLECRIGEAQAQSLAYRGSHRRGESNSLSAGRGFDSTRSTPEAILNMSGSEMGIRPFDPESSFFSYPTSLHIEELSASIVRSHRETTQYRPEELQALRWKVFSREEIHAYQSKSVDEMWQHCAVRLTDAVQYVVEFAKRIPGFRQLCQNDQIALLKSGSMEVVLVRMSRMFNTENNTVFFDGKFAGTELFKSLACGDLIAAVFDFAHNLCALRLTEQQMAVFTALVLLNAVDRPCLEDRDRVQRARRDLELALNHILHRDNQESLLHKLYQRVPVLKSLCALHIEKLRWFRQLYPLTVHSLFPPLYKELFGSDTDIQTLTTH, from the exons ATGATGCGAG CTCAGATTGAGGTGATCCCATGTAAGATCTGTGGAGATAAGTCTTCAGGGGTTCATTATGGAGTTATCACTTGTGAGGGCTGCAAG GGCTTCTTCCGCAGAAGTCAGTCCTCCAGTGTGCAGTACTCCTGCTCCAGACAGAGCAACTGTCCTATTGACCGTGCCAGCCGTAACCGCTGCCAGAGCTGCCGTCTCAAAAAATGTGTCGCTCAGGGAATGAGCCGTGATG CGGTGAAGTTTGGCCGGATGTCTAAGCGCCAGAGAGACTCTCTGTTTGCAGAAGTTGAGAGACACCGGCAGCAGCAGCGTCTTCAGGCCAACTCAGTCCAAGAGCCCCAGCCTCTTCCAGCCTACCGATCCAGCAAAGAGCCCAGAGAACAGTCATCACATCTCATCCCACCTCTACCTCCAGCTTACCCTTACTCTGTAGAGCCTGAACTGCAAGGCTGCCCTCCAGAGATGCATCCATACCTGGAGTGTCGCATAGGCGAGGCCCAGGCTCAGAGTCTGGCCTACAGGGGCTCCCACAGGAGAGGTGAGAGCAACAGCTTGTCAGCTGGGAGAG gaTTTGACTCCACAAGGTCTACACCAGAGGCTATTCTGAACATGAGCGGCAGTGAAATGGGTATTCGTCCTTTTGACCCTGAGAGCTCGTTCTTTTCTTACCCAACATCTCTGCACATAG AGGAGCTCTCTGCAAGTATCGTGCGTTCCCACAGAGAGACGACTCAGTATCGACCGGAGGAGCTGCAGGCTCTCAGATGGAAGGTTTTTAGCAGGGAGGAGATCCACGCTTACCAGAGCAAA TCGGTGGATGAGATGTGGCAGCACTGTGCAGTGCGGTTGACAGATGCTGTTCAGTACGTGGTGGAGTTTGCTAAACGTATCCCAGGATTCCGCCAGCTCTGTCAGAATGATCAAATTGCTCTCCTCAAGAGTG GGTCCATGGAAGTGGTTCTGGTCCGGATGAGTAGGATGTTTAACACAGAAAACAACACAGTATTCTTTGATGGCAAATTTGCAGGAACAGAACTTTTCAAATCCCTCG CATGTGGTGATCTGATAGCTGCTGTTTTTGACTTTGCTCACAATCTGTGTGCGCTGAGACTGACTGAACAGCAGATGGCAGTTTTCACTGCACTGGTCCTCCTCAATGCAG TAGATCGACCGTGTCTGGAGGACAGAGATCGAGTGCAGAGAGCCAGGAGAGATTTGGAGCTCGCCCTTAATCACATTCTGCACAGAGACAATCAGGAGAGTCTACTGCATAAG CTGTATCAAAGAGTCCCAGTGCTGAAGTCTCTGTGTGCGCTGCATATTGAGAAACTGCGATGGTTCCGGCAGCTCTACCCTCTCACGGTGCATTCTCTCTTCCCTCCGCTATACAAAGAGCTGTTCGGCTCTGACACGGATATACAGACGCTGACCActcattga
- the LOC109091182 gene encoding nuclear receptor ROR-alpha B-like isoform X4, whose translation MENDEPASPDPSHDSTQSKRGSPVHKKSHLTQIEVIPCKICGDKSSGVHYGVITCEGCKGFFRRSQSSSVQYSCSRQSNCPIDRASRNRCQSCRLKKCVAQGMSRDAVKFGRMSKRQRDSLFAEVERHRQQQRLQANSVQEPQPLPAYRSSKEPREQSSHLIPPLPPAYPYSVEPELQGCPPEMHPYLECRIGEAQAQSLAYRGSHRRGFDSTRSTPEAILNMSGSEMGIRPFDPESSFFSYPTSLHIEELSASIVRSHRETTQYRPEELQALRWKVFSREEIHAYQSKSVDEMWQHCAVRLTDAVQYVVEFAKRIPGFRQLCQNDQIALLKSGSMEVVLVRMSRMFNTENNTVFFDGKFAGTELFKSLACGDLIAAVFDFAHNLCALRLTEQQMAVFTALVLLNAVDRPCLEDRDRVQRARRDLELALNHILHRDNQESLLHKLYQRVPVLKSLCALHIEKLRWFRQLYPLTVHSLFPPLYKELFGSDTDIQTLTTH comes from the exons ATGGAAAATGATGAGCCTGCATCACCGGACCCGAGCCATGACAGCACTCAGAGTAAAAGAG GAAGTCCAGTGCACAAGAAATCCCATCTAA CTCAGATTGAGGTGATCCCATGTAAGATCTGTGGAGATAAGTCTTCAGGGGTTCATTATGGAGTTATCACTTGTGAGGGCTGCAAG GGCTTCTTCCGCAGAAGTCAGTCCTCCAGTGTGCAGTACTCCTGCTCCAGACAGAGCAACTGTCCTATTGACCGTGCCAGCCGTAACCGCTGCCAGAGCTGCCGTCTCAAAAAATGTGTCGCTCAGGGAATGAGCCGTGATG CGGTGAAGTTTGGCCGGATGTCTAAGCGCCAGAGAGACTCTCTGTTTGCAGAAGTTGAGAGACACCGGCAGCAGCAGCGTCTTCAGGCCAACTCAGTCCAAGAGCCCCAGCCTCTTCCAGCCTACCGATCCAGCAAAGAGCCCAGAGAACAGTCATCACATCTCATCCCACCTCTACCTCCAGCTTACCCTTACTCTGTAGAGCCTGAACTGCAAGGCTGCCCTCCAGAGATGCATCCATACCTGGAGTGTCGCATAGGCGAGGCCCAGGCTCAGAGTCTGGCCTACAGGGGCTCCCACAGGAGAG gaTTTGACTCCACAAGGTCTACACCAGAGGCTATTCTGAACATGAGCGGCAGTGAAATGGGTATTCGTCCTTTTGACCCTGAGAGCTCGTTCTTTTCTTACCCAACATCTCTGCACATAG AGGAGCTCTCTGCAAGTATCGTGCGTTCCCACAGAGAGACGACTCAGTATCGACCGGAGGAGCTGCAGGCTCTCAGATGGAAGGTTTTTAGCAGGGAGGAGATCCACGCTTACCAGAGCAAA TCGGTGGATGAGATGTGGCAGCACTGTGCAGTGCGGTTGACAGATGCTGTTCAGTACGTGGTGGAGTTTGCTAAACGTATCCCAGGATTCCGCCAGCTCTGTCAGAATGATCAAATTGCTCTCCTCAAGAGTG GGTCCATGGAAGTGGTTCTGGTCCGGATGAGTAGGATGTTTAACACAGAAAACAACACAGTATTCTTTGATGGCAAATTTGCAGGAACAGAACTTTTCAAATCCCTCG CATGTGGTGATCTGATAGCTGCTGTTTTTGACTTTGCTCACAATCTGTGTGCGCTGAGACTGACTGAACAGCAGATGGCAGTTTTCACTGCACTGGTCCTCCTCAATGCAG TAGATCGACCGTGTCTGGAGGACAGAGATCGAGTGCAGAGAGCCAGGAGAGATTTGGAGCTCGCCCTTAATCACATTCTGCACAGAGACAATCAGGAGAGTCTACTGCATAAG CTGTATCAAAGAGTCCCAGTGCTGAAGTCTCTGTGTGCGCTGCATATTGAGAAACTGCGATGGTTCCGGCAGCTCTACCCTCTCACGGTGCATTCTCTCTTCCCTCCGCTATACAAAGAGCTGTTCGGCTCTGACACGGATATACAGACGCTGACCActcattga